A region of the Apium graveolens cultivar Ventura chromosome 6, ASM990537v1, whole genome shotgun sequence genome:
ATGTGCCTACATTCAGTGGCTAAAGGTGCATGGGGTTACATTTAGCACCAAGTCTCGTGATGATACGCGTCAAGTTCAGTGTAGTGGAGTGTGTGTAGATGCTGATACAATGGTTGTGCAGGGTACAGACAAAAATATTCAGCATACATCACATACATACTACGGTGTTATAAATTTTATATGGGAGTTGGACTATAACATCTTTAGGATCCCTCTTTTTCTCTGTAAGTGGGTGGATATGAACAGAGGAATTAAGGTCGATGAATTAGGATATACATTAGTTAATTTGAATAGGCCTGGTTTTTTTAATGATCCATTTGTGTTGGCAACACATGTTAAGCAGGTCTGTTATATCGACGATCCTCTTAAAAAATTATGGTCCGTGGTGTTGAAATTTCCCGAAAGAAAACACTATGATGATAGCGAAGATGAAAATGAGGGATCCGTGGAAGTAGAGCTTGAGTCTGAGTTTTTTATGCCCAACTTACCAGatgatgattttgaaaatgaTGCTAGTTACATCAGGGATGTAGATGAACAAATTCAACTagattgatttttttttatatttcattATTGCTATGTATAACTTTAAAATTTTGGTTTGGTGATGTTTGTTGTTCATGGTGGTTGTTATGTTTGCTCCAAATGGATAATATGTTTGTTTTCCTGTCCATTAGTTATTTGGCAATGAAAGAGATGCactctttctatcaatttttttttaaaaaaatacagtGGTATAGACAAGAGTTTTATATACAAAATCTTGTCTTAATATTTCATAGACAACAAGGTAGAAACAGTTGTGTGATTAAAGACAACACTTCCGGGACTGTTGTGTGATATGTTAAACACACAATGCAAACACAACCAATTGTGCGAAACGGAATACAACAACGAAAATATAAAACCATTGTCTCATATTTTACAATGGTTTTATATTTCCGTTATATGAACCATATTAAAACAATAGGTTTTACAAACTATTGTGCATTGTTTAACAACAGTTTTCTGAACTATTGTGTGAAATGTCTACCAACAATAATTTTCTAAAACCATTGTATCATGTTTTACAACGGTTACTTTTTCGGTTGTATGAAACATATGAAGACAATAGTTCTTTAAAACTGTTGTGCAAACTCCTTTTTTTGGTGATTTTTTTCACAACGGTTCATAAAACCGTTGTATGAATCTGGTTTACACAATGGTTATTAAATATGCAGATAATTAAATATGCAGATAATTAGATATACAGATAATTAAATATGCAGATAATTAAATATGCAGATAATTAAATATGCAGATAGaacatgaataattaaataatcaactGATATAAATATGTGCATTAAGCGAAACGTGTAAAGTATAAGTGCATTCATATAAAATAGTAACATAGTACATTAAGCGAAACGTATTAACTCTAGAAAGAGAATACACACAACATAGTACATAGTTTTacaatatataagtatattgttCAGTTTTTAACCCAAATTCCCTCAACATTTTCTCTAACCCTATGCTCCATATCATCAGCAACATCACATGCCGGGATATTAGAGCAAAATGGCTGATGCTCCATTGTCGTGTCTCCTAGGTTATCTTCATTGTTGATATCGTGATAGTCTCGAGTCGTGGATTTTAATACAATGGACCAGGTAGCATCAACCGGATCTTCGACATAAAACACTTGCTTCACTTGATCAACGAAAACATATTTATCCTTCTTCTGGACCTGTCGACTAAAGTCCACAAGCGTGAAGCCAAGATCATCCACTTTGATACCTCTGTCATTCGATGCCCATTTACACAAGAATAAAGGGGCTTTGAAATCATGGTAGTCCAACTCCCATATTTCTAGAATGATGCCATAGAACGTCATATCACTCTCGATCGGATTTAAATCCCTAGCACTATAAACTTGAACCGTCTTAGCAACTAAATAAACACCGCTGTTCTGAACAACCCTTGATTTATCACGATCTTTTATGAAGTACATAACTCCGTCAACTACATATCCTTCATAAGTCAAAACAGAATAAGATGGTTTGGCAGCCAACCATCTTATCATTTCTGAAACAGCGGCGCAGTTTTCCTTAAGTTCACTCCTAACCTGCACACATTGTCATTAATTACATATAAGCCActtattaattatattaaataaaacTCACAATAAAAGTCAGAATAAGAGAAACCAACTTTTCTTTCGAACCAATCAGCAAACAGCCGATTATGTTCTCCCATGAGCCAATGAACACTCTTTTTCTTTCCTCGATGAATTTCTTCAAGATACTCCATATGCTTTCTGATAAAAAAACATATATTATATTCACTCACAAGAATACTTACCGAAAAGATATGGTTTTACAAGAACAAAAACTGAACTTACATTATATAAGGAAATACTTCAGAATTGTTTAACAGGACAGTTAAATGTGCCTCATCTCGCTCTTTCTCTTCGACTTCCTTCATCTTCATAAAGGATAAGGGACCAGAAAGCCTGAATTGATCTTTGGGAACACCAGCTATTTTGCAACTCTCTTTAAGAAACTCGGTGCAAAATTCTACCGATTCCTCACCAAGATAACTTTCGGCGATACAACCTTCCGGATGATAATGGTTTCTAATATAACTCTTCATCACTTTATTAAACCGTTCAAACGCATACATCCACCTATAGCACACTGGTCCATACAAACGCAATTCCCAAACCAAGTGGACTACGAGATGtatcataacatcaaaaaatgAGGCATGAATTTTTTTTTCAAGCTCACACAAGGCCAATATCAAATCTGACTACAGTTTATCTAGTTTCGAAATATCGACTACTTTGCTGCACAAGGAGTTGAAAAAGAAACACAATCGTATTATTGTGACCCTAACATGTTTCGGAAGAACGGATCGAATTGCAACCAGGAGCAACTGTTGGAGGAGGATGTGGCAGTCATGGGACTTTAGCCCATAAATCTTTAAATCAGCCATGGACATGAAGCTTTTAATGTTCCATGCATGTCCATACGGAAGTTTCATATTCAAGAATGATGATAACATTGTTCTTTTTTCAGCCTTTGATAAAGTAAAAGCAGAAGGAGGCACGTAGgttttcttttctcctacttgtGGAGCTAAATCAACCCTAACACCCATGTCAAGCATATCATGATGAGATGCCTCGCTATCTTTTGACTTGTGCCGCATATTTAACAATGTCCCCATCATATTATTATACACATTCTTCTCGATGTGCATAACATTGAGACAGTGACGAACGTGGTTAAACTTCCAATATTCTAACTCGAAAAAAATAGACTTTTTCTTCCACGGACAATCAACCTTTTTGGACTTCTTTACTTCCTTGCCATAAGAAAATTTAATCTGTTCCTGTTGTGCTAACACTTCTTTAACAAAAAGGGGTGGACGTGGTCGCCGAAGCTCTTGTTCGCCGTTAAAAGCCAACTTTTGTCTGCTATAGGGGTGATGGTCAGCCAAATAACGACGATGGCCTTGATAACACATATTTTTACTATGACTTAAATATTTGGCAACGGTGTCGTCACCACATATGGGATAGCTCTTGTAACCTTTATTAACACAACCGGACAAATTTGTATATCCAGGAAAGTCATTTATGGTCCACATCAAAACCGCTTTTAAAGTAAAATAGGATTTACTATAAGCGTCATAGACATTTGGTTCACCTTCTACCCAAAGCTTCTTCAAATCATCGATCAACGGCTCTAAGTATACGTCAATATCATTTCCCGGCTCGTGCGGACCAGGAATTAATATTGATAACAttataaacttcctcttcatgcataaccatggaggaagattataaGCTACCAATACTACCGGCCAGCAGCTATACCTATTACTTAGGACATTATTAAACGGGTTTATACCATCTGCTCCTAAAGCTAATCGAAGGTTTCTTGGATCACTAGCAAACGAAGGCCACCGATAATCAATATTCCTCCATGAAGGAGAGTCGTCCGGATGCCGCATCTGACCATCATTTGACAGTTGTTTTGAATCCCAAATCAACTGTTCAGCGGTATCAGGAGATTTAAACATTCTTTTAAACCTAGGAATGATAGGAAAATACCACATAACCTTGGCTGGACTATTTACCCTAAGTTTACCATCTTTCGCAACCTTCCAGCGAGATAAACGACATTTAGGACACTCAGATGCATTAAGATTTATACCCCTGTAGAGTATACAATTGTTTGGACATGCATGAAATTTAATGCACTTGAGGCCCAAGTCAGATAAGGTTTTCTTTGCCTCATACGCATTAACCGGTAACACATGATCTTGAGGAAGAAAAGaaccaacagaagtgagaagatCAGTGAAGGCGCTATTGCTAATACCAAACCTAGATTTCCAATTATGTAGCTTTAACATTTACTCTAACTTTGTACATTCACTGCCCTTATACAAAGGTTGTTCTGCATCAGCTATCAACCTATTGAAGTCATACGAATCATGATCGTCCGAATTATAAGCAGCTTTACAAACGTCAACAGTTTCGGATTGAGCATTTTGCTCCTTAGGTAGAAATGTACTACCGGCAGATGACCTAACACTTTTAGAACTAGtttctccatgccaaatccaatcaatATACCCTAAACTAAAACCTTTTTCATATAAATGACCCCGTATTACTTTTACgttatattttctaaaattacCGCAACGCCCACAAGGACAAAGGATGTCCTTAGGATCCTTTGAGTTCTCTCTGCAAATATTAAGAAACTTTCAACACATATCTCATATTCTAAAGAATCCCTATCTTTGAAAATCCAAGACTTGTCCATTTATTTATAAGACAAACAACAACCTAGCAACTTACCTGTTTGTCATTTCAAACATTAAGAAGTAAAGCTTAGTTGTTTACTTATTTAGGATTAAACATAATtaaacatataaattaattatgCATATATATTAAACATACAAATGCTTGTAATATGAATGCTTGTAATACGAATGCTTATAACATGCATAATtaaacatataaattaattattacaaCTACATATGTTTACACATATACAATTCCACACCTAAACTAAACAAGAATATAAACAAGAACATACACTAAACAGGATCCATACACATGCATCTATTAAAATTAAACAAGAACATGCATTAAATATTAACAAAATATAAAATTAACACATGAAACAAGAACATGCATTAAACACATAAAAAAAGAACATGCATTAAACACATGCATCTATTAAAGTAACAAAAAATACACATGCATGTGAAATCTTACCTAATCGAGCAAACCCCCTTCAAGTTTAACCAAACCCAGCTCCAGAGACCGACCTGTACAAACAAACTCGattaaaatcaaaacataaaatttgaaattaaattcgaaaaaaCTTACTTTTCACACACTAATCGAGTAGTCCACACTTCCTTCAAGGTTTTTCAACACCAATCGACCTCGATTTATGAATTAATCAAGTTTAATTCATAAAAATTTAGGGGTTTTAGGTTAAAGAGAGTGAAAAGTAAGTTTTAGGTTAAAGAGACAGTGAAAgatgagagagaaaagagaagagagaagagagacaagacattgagagagaagagaaaatgagagagagagagagaagagagaatgagagagctGAGAGAGAGAGTAGAGAAGGGGGGAAACGGTTTTGTTTAATGGGGGGAAaccgaaaataaataaatttggtTAAGTGGGAATTTTTTAGTGTATTAACGGGGGAAAGAAAGAAGCGggcattttttattttttaaaaatgattatagacatcggttggtttagatattgatgtcttacaacacctttaacatcggtttgaaagcaaccgatgttaaaaatgcttttaacatcggtgacatttctaaccgatgttaaaggggtgatgtcgtaggcactatttctagtagtgcatattcactatcttctggaagtaaaatctgatattataagaagatggtcagaataaaTTTTGAAGGTTATAAGAGATCTACTCAGAATCTCTTGTACAAAGGCTTCTCTACACATTcaaatgattactgaagatgatggaagagaaatttcTATGCTGAAaaactctgctaaggtggaagttattttgaaaggaaaatgcttatattataatgaagactcttcacatcctagagctatcagacttggtgatggacttgaaagaacatcaattcaagctctcagaacagccatttatcaaattggtgacagtaaagatgaagaactgatgcaggtcaaagcacagttagttgaagttctgagaaaagctgaagataagctggtaaaagattttgttaagaatcattatggattcagattgatccagtgatgttggtaaagctacaaggactgtaagttgtagttaatagtcttattaaactcttattgcatttgaatttaaatgtttttgacatcatcaaatctattaacttgtatatttttgcataatttacaagttgggggagattgttagatatatttgagatgtcatgtctaatatatttcatgtttagttttcagatcttaacaaacaggaaatatcaggacttattggaatcagtacttactggaagtcaaaagatagatatcagaacttaaggtcatatcagaactgaAGTACGGGATGACTTATAGTTaaagaaggaagctgatttacaggataaaAGATCGAGACTagaacaaaagaagatatgcatgaaaagagttagaagatacgaagacttgtataagatatctgattgatatattttaggagacagaattatatttcatatcaattagaagttatcttgtaactgtgtactatataaacacatacataggtttacactatatgtgttatcattatcgagaagatcatacattgtaacctagcaactcttagtgatatttgttcatcactgagagagaacagttccattgtaacagagtttattatatatatttgtttactgttacttgtgttcgaaatcgatttgattgtaataccactgtattcaacccccttctatagtgttgtgtgacctaacaagtacACATCACTGGAGACGCTCTGACGCCACTGACTCAGTTGCTATAGCAATATACAGATCTTTGTATCTTTTTTACAGGTAGGTCAGTGCTTCAACtatttcttttatattattattggagaTGGTTTAGGCTAAATAGTTGTTATCGAAAATCTTATATACAATCGTTATATACAATTGTTATCAGATGGGATTAACTGAGATTCAGCGTGGATGTGTATTTTTATTCAGTGTGGTGTCTATAGTGTGTGTGCCCGTTTGCTGCGGTGGGACACTCGAAATAATCTAGGCAAGTGAAAATATCAAAATTTAGCGTTGGATGATTTTGAAAAAAGTGGCCATGGCCACCGCAGTTGGGGCAAGCCTAATTACTTTTCTTTATAACTTTCATATTATTTAATCATACTTTACAAGTTTTCTTCCATTTCTTTGCTTTATTTTTCAATTacagtattttaattttatttaattaaactaaaattgaatcataaaaaatatttaattataaatataattataaaattttatatttatttaaattaattataaagaTATTATAATAAGATATTTATaagtatatattataattttataagaagtatcgtgaaagaaaaaataaattaaattttatataacagcaataccaaacacaccATTAATAGAAGTTGCTACTTCTTCTAAGAGCCCAGTTTTTTATTACGTGGCATGAAGTGGGATCCAGAAAAATTAAAAGTGGGCACGCAGCACCTCCGGTGCTCAGACGCCACTGACTCAGTTGGTGCAGCAACATGCATACCTTTGTACCGGGAGATGAGTGCTTCAactatttcttttattttattatggtCTAGGCCAAATAATTTTTATAGAAAATTTATATACAATCGTATATACAATTGTTATCAGATGGGCCTAACTGAGATTCGCTGTAGATGTATATTTTTGTTAAGTGATGCCTATAGAAACCATTATATTATATTGATATAAAGGCTCATGTTAGATTCTAGTTTTTATTGTATTCCTAGTTTTTTAATATGCACCCGTTTCTAGAAATTGAAACATATGGGAATtgtattaaaaaaattcaaaaccGAAAGAATAATTAAGTATTTAAAAGAACGATTTTTCTCTTTTACACTTATAGCTGCGTAATAAAAATTATGTGACAAATTTTAATTGGTCTATAACTTTTAAATGTTGATACAATAAAACCTCGATAAATTAATACTTTTGAGACCatgaaaaaatattaattaatcggaatattaatatatcgataaattaataatttattaatttatcgatatattaataatttattaatttatcgaaatatattatttaaattttattacgCATACAATTGTCAGAATAACAATTTATTTTTATCTATTGAATACTTAAAATAACATCAagaaatatttatgaatttaagtaAATTAAAAGGATTCACATATTTAATTAGATTACGTAATGTTCTCAAGTTGTCAAAATGGTTCAAGTCAGGGCCCTATCTTTTCTACACCAGCCTTGGTCCTATTTACCACAACAATAAAAGGTACCTTATTTAACTAAGTCAGTCCCAGGAAAAGATGCCTTTAAAGCAGTAATTACATTAAGTAATTCCCTCTTGTAACATGAACATAGTACACGCCAGAGCTCCATAATACATTAAGAAAGATTCAAGATGAAGTACAAGACGACATCAGTTTTAAAAAGAAGCAGGCTACAATTGAGACTTATTATAAAAGTGCATCCTAGAAATCTATAATTTTGATGTAATATGTAATTATTAGTTTATATATTATATGGGACTTATAtgtattaataaaaaaatataatctTATAAATTTAGccaattattaatttaatataaagGGCCCGACTCGGGGTTAAAAGAAATTATTAATTTAACGAGGTTATTAATTTATAGAGATTTAACTGTATATCCCTTCCCCATTCCACCAATGAAGAAAAGaaggaaaataaaaaataataagaGTTAATGCTTAGCGGGCCCAGAGATATTATTACCATTCAAAATATTTGTCTTAAAAAGGTATAGTAGATATAAGAGAATTTTATAACAGCGGACATAAAAAGGGGCAACTAATCTAGCGGATATATCCGGGCAAAATTTCCTAATGGAGACCGTGACCACACTGACTCAGTTGTTGCAGCAACATGCAGATCTTTGTACCTTTTTTTATCGCGAGGTCAGTGCTTcaactattttttattttattattcaagaTAATCTAGGCCAAATAATTGTTATTGAAAATCTTGTATACAATCATTGTTTGGTATGGTGTAACAATTACTTGTCTAGACCGGATCCCTGTTACTAGTAATTTGCTTTTTTATCATACTTGAAGCAGGCTAAAACACTGATTTATGGTAAATTTTAATGTGGGGTGTTTGTAATTTCACTTGATTTGTTTTAATGTAATTTTAATGTTCccttttgaatttttttataatgaGTTGTTACTTTCTTGATTTTAAAATAGGGGATTTTCACCAAGGACTTTATAGACTTGCACAGGATGCAAGATCCGGACGATCCTGATCCTGAATATTTAAAAGAAATTGTTGACGTGTTCTTTCGAGATGTGGAGACGCGACTAAATGAAGTGGACATTTTACTGTCTGCGTTCTATCTTCTTGTGTCTGTAGTCTTTTATTTTGGACTTGTTTGAAATGTGTTAAATAATCTGAATTTTATTTGTGGCTCGAATTGTGTTTAACAGCAAGGAACAGGAGGTTGATTATGGGAAACTTGAAGAAAACGTTGTCTCCTTCAGAGAGTCCTCTGAGAGGTAAATTTCTATATTGTTCAACTTAATCAGAAGTTTTATATTGAGACTTAAAACATATATTTAGATAATATTCCAATACCGGTCAAGTTTCAAATTTGCAATAGCTTAATAAGATTTTGGTGATTTATCTTAGGGGTAAACATAATTAGGATGTAGTCTGATTGAAATATGTACATTTGCTCCTCCGGCCGCCTTTGATACCTTGTCAAGGAACCGGTCGAGGGTCCAGGTATTAGAGAAAGACCCTCGCCTCCGTCAACATAGTGCATAGGAAGTAAACTAAATTGATCGTTATTCAGGACATTAGAACTAAACAGACGGCAATAATGTTGGTGTAAGAAACAATTTAACCACTAAATAACTGCAGGAATGCTCGGTTTTTGGTTTTGACCTTACTCTTAGCTCCGGATAATCAAAGACTGACTGAACATCACAAAAAGTATCCATCTTATCTTAAGGACGGCCCTTATTGAAGATTAGCTAGCGAGCATCACATTAACACTAAAGTAACAAAAGCCAAAATAATTAATAGTCTTTCAACATATAAATTTAATCGCTGTGTATTGGTGACAACAAAAACTTGAAAACATTGAACAAAGTTGTTCCTATTTTCATTTCACTCACCACCAATATCACGATTCCCCAACGCCTCTCAACTTCCATGCAGACCACGGCCGATGCCCTTACTAGTAGAATCTTACTGAGAGAATGAAGGCAAAGGCAAATTATGACTTGATAAAGAGGCTGTGCAAGAGATAGGAGAGTGAGAGAGGGCTAGTATTAGAggttgattttaatttttttattatcctTTATTTCGTTCTGTGTGTGtttgtgagagagagagagagggagtaTTAAGTGCTACGTTAACGTGCATGATATAATAAATTATTAGGTTAATAGGATTAATTTCGGTTCGGGTTATTCGGTCGGTGCTGCTGTGCTGGCATGAGCCCCGAACACGACCAATTTAGTTCGGTTTCTTCAGTAAGGCAAATATATACAAAACCGAACTTAGCATTAGCAAACTGTTTTGCTAGTTTGATTTGGTAAGTTTGTCCGTTCTTCAGTTTACGTGTTGTGTCGGTGTGTGTCCATTGAAAAAGAGAGGTACATATCTTTTGTGTATAAATAGGACTGCAATAGCTACTTCTGGCTGCAGCAACAGGTTAATTTTATCTCGTAATACTTTTGTTGGTGTGGACTAGATAAAACAGCTGAGACAACAGTCGATTCAGTTTAGAAATTTATGTTTTTTTGATTGTTTGCTAGCTCTATATTTCGCTAGATATTGTTTGATAAGACATATGAATTACCAAGTAAAGGTTTGAAAGGGCTTGCACAAAGTATATTTTATAGATTTTCTTTCTTACAGTTAAGGAGTTTGGAGATACTTCTAAGTGGGAAATAATGATTTTAGATTATGCTTTCTATATAGCTGTGCTTTTTTATTGGTTTTAATGCTTTCTTTGAACTCATGTAGGAGTCTATATATTGGTTGTGACACGCAAAGTCTTTTTTACTTTGGAGTTTCTTTTATTTGCGGTTTATTCACAGTTTATTCACAGGAGAACTCCATGTTTGGAAAGCCATTTAACGATGTTGTGTAAATAGCATAGAATTGTAATCAACATAATACAGTATTAATTTTGAATGTAAGGGTGCTTTTAGTCATGTAATTGCATTGCTGCTTAAATATTCCTGGTAGCATTGTTTATTACAAAGTTTTATGTAATTTTTTGGCTGCTATCTGCTACGTTTGCTGCGAACATGCCTGTCTTCTATCCAACTTTGTGTGTGCTTTATCGATAAAACCCCTTATGCATTTGAATTGACTAATACAAGAAAATGGACAGAAACTTTAGAGATTATCTTGTTTATTGGTTATTTAGTAAGATTTTGACTAATTTTTCTTATTCTTGAGTAACAGCATTGGTCTTCGTACCTTGGTCATCACTTGTGATGCATTCATAACCTGCTACCATGCTGCTAACTTTGAAGGGTTAGTATATCTTTCCACTTACACCAATATCAGTTTTTTTCTGAGTCGCTATTTAAAAATCGCTTGTACTGCAGATGACTTCTGTAAACTCATATTAGGTTTCCAAAAATTCCAAACCATCAACTTTTATTAGTGTATTTCTGATAGACGAGATTGCGTTTCTAATATTAACATGAggaaattttcttaaaaaaagtTCGTACACATGTTATTGTTCAAAACACAGTGTTTCCCTGGAGTCATCCATTAGTTTTGGTGTTTCCATTAGCGGTTGCAACCTACTTTGATTATAAAGATGACACTCAAAAGGTGTCTGGTGCAGGTGTGTGCGATGCCTGAGACATCTAAAAGATGACTATTATGTCATTAAAAGGAAGCTTGGAACATTGCTTCAGGTGAGTACACTCCATCTTTCCTTTACGCATAGATTTCATTCTTTAACCATTAGCAATTTGAGCCAACATCTACATCCTTTTCAGATTCTAAGATCAACTATTGTACTTGTATACAGCTCATCACTTTGAGACATTTAAATTTGTAATTTGACTAGTTTTGAATCAAGTTAAAttctttttttttgctaattaagtTAAATTCCTATTCAATATTTAGCACCAGTGATAGTTTTGTGACTAAAGTTCTCACGACATCATGTGAATCTTAATTGCGTAAGTATCTTTATTCGTCTTTCAAAGGTCTATTGGATCCTCTAAATCAGAACATTAAAAGCTAGGCAGTATTACAACTATGTGAATTTCTTATGAACCAATATGCTTTTACTAAATCATATGTATTTGGGATTGCAACATTTCTAGTATTGTCTGTATTTAATATTTGCCTCTCACTTTTCATTATCTACTTCTCTTTCTAAAAAAAACCTTGTGTGTTATATGCAGCTGGAGGATCAAATTCTAGCTGCTGGGGGAACATATCCAATCATCGAGTATCCCCGTGAAAAAACGAAGAGGACTTTAATTCCTAAACGTCAGAGAGTTTACGGGGATTGACTTCTATCGTCTGTTAGTGTTCAGGGATTTGGTTGAGAAGCCCCATGTAGATCTTCAGAGCTGAGCAGTGAAATTTAGAATTCTTGAATATTCTAGCTAGGGGAGTTGTTTATTTGGTGGTGTACTTTCAGACTATTGTGCTGAACCCTTTTCTTATTTAGCTTGAGGATTGTTTCAACTTTTGGGGTGACAATAATGTTATTATCGCCTTTAAACTATTAACTGTCAAGGCAAGACCTCTCTGCAAGTCGCCTTTCGCAAGTCACCACAATTTTGAGATGTTTTCCTGAGTTGATTCAGTTAGTTGTAAGCCTATGAACTATTAATTCTTCGGATAATGTTGCACGTAAAGTTCAGTGCGATTAGTGTTTAATCGCGGAGTTCAAGTCATTAAAAGAGCCTATTGATAGAGTCAAGGCATTGTTACATTACGCAACTTTGTTACCTTTCATAGACGAGTCTATAAGGTCCGAGGAAAATAAAGTTCCGGGGTGCACAGCTCAAGTATGGTTAGAAGTgaaaatggaatttgaagggttTATGAGGTTTTGAGTTGACAGTGATTCTGAATTTACT
Encoded here:
- the LOC141664533 gene encoding uncharacterized protein LOC141664533, which codes for MLKLHNWKSRFGISNSAFTDLLTSVGSFLPQDHVLPVNAYEAKKTLSDLGLKCIKFHACPNNCILYRGINLNASECPKCRLSRWKVAKDGKLRVNSPAKVMWYFPIIPRFKRMFKSPDTAEQLIWDSKQLSNDGQMRHPDDSPSWRNIDYRWPSFASDPRNLRLALGADGINPFNNVLSNRYSCWPVVLVAYNLPPWLCMKRKFIMLSILIPGPHEPGNDIDVYLEPLIDDLKKLWVEGEPNVYDAYSKSYFTLKAVLMWTINDFPGYTNLSGCVNKGYKSYPICGDDTVAKYLSHSKNMCYQGHRRYLADHHPYSRQKLAFNGEQELRRPRPPLFVKEVLAQQEQIKFSYGKEVKKSKKVDCPWKKKSIFFELEYWKFNHVRHCLNVMHIEKNVYNNMMGTLLNMRHKSKDSEASHHDMLDMGVRVDLAPQVGEKKTYVPPSAFTLSKAEKRTMLSSFLNMKLPYGHAWNIKSFMSMADLKIYGLKSHDCHILLQQLLLVAIRSVLPKHVRVTIIRLCFFFNSLCSKVVDISKLDKL